A section of the Marinoscillum sp. 108 genome encodes:
- a CDS encoding DUF779 domain-containing protein codes for MTQRISVTDDAIKIIDQLKERYGPLMFHQSGGCCDGSSPMCFENGDFKVGESDIQLGMIADCPFYMSRDQYDYWKHTHLTVDVTPGRGSSFSLEIPLGVRFIIRSRLLSDEEFHLFHQ; via the coding sequence ATGACCCAAAGAATAAGTGTAACGGATGATGCCATCAAGATTATAGATCAATTGAAGGAGCGCTATGGGCCACTGATGTTTCATCAGAGTGGCGGATGTTGTGACGGTTCGTCACCCATGTGTTTTGAGAATGGAGATTTTAAGGTGGGAGAAAGCGATATCCAGCTGGGAATGATAGCCGACTGCCCGTTCTACATGTCGCGCGACCAATACGACTACTGGAAGCATACGCACCTGACTGTAGATGTGACTCCCGGACGAGGCTCTAGTTTCTCATTAGAAATTCCATTAGGTGTGCGGTTCATCATTCGTTCCAGACTGCTGAGCGATGAGGAGTTTCACTTATTCCATCAATAA
- a CDS encoding AraC family transcriptional regulator, with translation MRKYLIERFPTHDERSLFTLVENRTAYSYETCELNLFETHEQAENVHLTFDHFVLTSMLSGKKVMTLPQRASFEYLPGESVILPPGEMMNIDFPEARKLNPTQCIALTISDEVIKKTIDMLNEYHPKASSWGDWQIDPTIFHLTNNLELADTVNRIVRITKSEQGKAKDMMVELTLREMVIRLMQTQARVIFESSYSVLSASHPLAAAIRFIKSNLRNKIDLSRLANQACMSRASFFKKFKETMGVSPAQYILKERIKLACHHLSTSDMSITEVCFACGFENLSHFVTTFKSEEGMTPGSWRLHEIR, from the coding sequence TTGAGAAAGTACCTGATCGAACGATTTCCGACCCATGACGAAAGGTCGTTATTTACCCTGGTGGAAAACAGGACCGCTTATTCTTATGAAACCTGCGAGCTCAACCTCTTCGAAACCCATGAGCAGGCAGAGAATGTGCACCTGACTTTCGACCATTTTGTGTTGACCAGTATGCTCTCGGGTAAGAAGGTGATGACGCTGCCACAACGTGCCTCTTTCGAGTATTTACCGGGGGAGTCGGTGATTCTCCCACCGGGCGAAATGATGAATATAGACTTTCCTGAAGCCCGGAAGCTCAACCCCACACAATGCATCGCGCTGACCATTTCCGATGAGGTGATCAAAAAAACCATCGATATGTTGAATGAATACCACCCTAAAGCTTCATCCTGGGGTGATTGGCAGATTGATCCTACCATCTTTCACTTGACTAATAATCTGGAATTGGCAGACACTGTCAACCGCATCGTTCGGATCACTAAAAGTGAGCAGGGAAAAGCCAAGGATATGATGGTGGAGCTGACACTTCGTGAAATGGTCATCAGGCTCATGCAGACACAAGCCAGGGTGATTTTTGAATCTTCTTATTCGGTATTATCCGCCAGCCACCCGCTGGCGGCGGCCATTCGCTTTATTAAATCTAACCTGCGAAATAAAATAGATCTGAGCCGCCTTGCTAACCAGGCTTGCATGAGCCGGGCAAGTTTCTTCAAGAAGTTCAAAGAGACTATGGGGGTCTCTCCCGCTCAGTACATATTAAAAGAGCGCATCAAGCTGGCCTGCCACCATCTAAGTACTTCTGATATGTCCATTACTGAAGTTTGTTTTGCCTGTGGGTTTGAGAATCTCTCTCATTTTGTTACCACCTTCAAGTCGGAAGAAGGTATGACACCCGGAAGCTGGAGGCTTCACGAAATCAGATGA
- a CDS encoding DUF6268 family outer membrane beta-barrel protein: MSQDFQLAGFSVTRFPTAEVMNAPLNQEVKVNEYDFFLNLPKQSENEKTVLINGFQYRLVTPVVENDFNPGMDGENLHLLGYRLTVLHQLSNEWKVLISLNPTLSSAFDTTLEGDDFLMNGALLFIKEKSDRFSYGGGMAYLSSFGEPRFIPTLQVTLTSEKGKLHVLLPRRITYDYYFGKFTAGLKAEASGSRYNVNYRRTTAINDTELVDMLVYSRVVLGPSLNYRVGKSIQLEASGGIAVARRMELQGDQIKDANYDTANASFFRFGISLVPPEKNNK, encoded by the coding sequence ATGTCACAGGATTTTCAACTGGCAGGGTTCAGTGTTACAAGATTTCCAACAGCTGAAGTAATGAATGCTCCGCTAAATCAGGAAGTCAAAGTGAATGAATATGATTTCTTTCTGAACCTTCCCAAACAATCTGAAAATGAGAAGACGGTTTTGATCAATGGATTTCAATATCGATTGGTGACTCCTGTTGTAGAAAATGATTTCAATCCGGGAATGGATGGGGAAAACCTGCACCTTCTCGGCTATCGTCTGACGGTGCTGCATCAGTTATCAAATGAGTGGAAGGTATTGATTTCGCTAAACCCAACCTTATCCTCTGCATTCGATACGACACTTGAAGGAGATGATTTTCTAATGAACGGTGCTTTACTCTTTATCAAGGAAAAATCTGACCGTTTCTCATACGGAGGGGGTATGGCCTACCTATCCAGCTTTGGAGAACCCCGTTTCATTCCAACACTTCAAGTAACATTGACCTCAGAAAAAGGCAAGCTGCATGTACTCTTGCCACGCCGCATTACGTATGATTACTATTTTGGGAAATTCACAGCTGGACTGAAAGCAGAAGCGAGTGGCTCGCGCTATAATGTCAACTACAGAAGAACGACGGCAATTAACGATACCGAACTGGTAGATATGCTGGTCTATTCCCGTGTTGTGCTTGGGCCTTCTCTGAACTATCGGGTTGGTAAGTCCATACAACTGGAAGCTTCCGGTGGGATTGCCGTTGCACGAAGAATGGAACTACAAGGTGATCAAATTAAAGATGCGAACTACGACACTGCAAATGCATCATTTTTCCGTTTTGGCATTTCTTTAGTCCCACCTGAAAAGAATAACAAGTAG
- a CDS encoding S1C family serine protease, whose product MKHLILLTILLLPNVLFGQSLSNLYKKVSPSVVVIEAKEKVENTDGKVSYMGSQGSGVLISDQGEILTAAHVVNNAENITVIFHDGQKFPAKVVRLATVTDVALIKLVYYDKNYPVAELGDSDVADVGDDIFIIGAPFGLEYSLSKGIISGKSVEKTRMEGFTFAEFFQTDAAINHGNSGGPMFNMKGEVIGLVSYIVSESGGFDGIGFAATINVTKQLVVDSDKRRWTGINGVLVDQELARLLNVPQPGGILIQSVVALSPAYMADLIGGNVPFYKDDQKISIGGDIILAVNDIPIVSEDNIIAFFKSILIKDEEALNSFKLKILRGGKVMEVILRFPENR is encoded by the coding sequence ATGAAACATCTTATTTTACTAACCATTCTCTTACTTCCAAATGTATTATTTGGTCAGTCATTGAGCAATCTGTATAAAAAGGTAAGCCCGAGCGTGGTTGTTATTGAAGCAAAAGAAAAGGTAGAGAATACGGATGGCAAAGTTAGTTATATGGGTTCACAAGGATCAGGAGTCCTTATTTCTGATCAGGGTGAGATACTAACCGCTGCTCACGTGGTGAACAATGCCGAGAATATTACTGTGATCTTTCATGATGGGCAAAAATTCCCGGCAAAGGTAGTTCGGTTGGCTACTGTAACTGACGTAGCTCTTATCAAATTAGTCTATTACGACAAAAATTACCCCGTTGCTGAATTAGGGGATTCTGATGTTGCAGATGTAGGGGATGATATATTTATAATTGGTGCGCCCTTTGGACTGGAGTACTCACTTTCTAAAGGTATAATCAGTGGAAAAAGCGTTGAAAAGACGCGAATGGAAGGATTTACTTTTGCTGAGTTTTTCCAGACAGACGCTGCTATTAACCATGGAAATTCTGGTGGGCCTATGTTTAATATGAAAGGAGAGGTTATCGGACTTGTCAGCTACATAGTTAGCGAGTCAGGTGGATTTGATGGAATCGGTTTTGCTGCTACGATCAATGTAACCAAGCAATTGGTGGTGGATAGTGATAAGAGAAGATGGACCGGAATAAATGGAGTTTTAGTAGATCAGGAATTAGCTCGATTACTCAATGTCCCACAGCCAGGTGGCATACTCATTCAAAGTGTGGTGGCATTGTCTCCAGCCTATATGGCTGATCTGATTGGTGGAAACGTTCCATTTTATAAAGATGATCAGAAGATTAGTATTGGTGGAGATATCATTTTGGCAGTAAACGATATACCCATTGTTTCGGAAGATAATATTATAGCGTTTTTTAAATCGATCTTGATCAAGGATGAAGAAGCCCTGAATTCCTTCAAACTAAAAATCCTCAGAGGGGGAAAAGTAATGGAAGTCATATTGAGATTTCCTGAAAACCGATAA
- a CDS encoding aldehyde dehydrogenase family protein → METLTKEHKAVERPPFKPAYDHFIDGKWVAPSSGEYFDNISPIDGKVFTRAARGNQEDINKALDAAHTAFSSWSTTSAAARANVLLKIADIIEENLEMLARVETIDNGKALRETRAADLPLCVDHFRYFAGVIRGDESTMSEHDEHTVSLNLQEPLGVVGQIIPWNFPLLMATWKIAPALAAGCCTVVKPAEQTPTSIMVLMELIAEVVPPGVLNVVTGFGTEAGKPLATSPRVAKVAFTGETTTGRLIMQYASENLIPVTMELGGKSPNIFMPSIADADDAFFDKCVEGAVMFALNQGEVCTCPSRILVHESIYDKFMERVIARTNAIKMGHPLDGEIMMGAQASNDQFEKILSYLDIGKQEGAEVLCGGEAAQLNSGLENGYYIKPTIFKGHNKMRVFQEEIFGPVTSVTTFKTMEEALEIANDTLYGLGAGLWTRDAHEIYQMPRAIKAGRVWVNCYHAYPAHAPFGGYKKSGFGRETHKMMLNHYRNTKNMLISYDKEKLGFF, encoded by the coding sequence ATGGAAACATTAACTAAGGAACACAAGGCGGTAGAGCGCCCTCCGTTTAAGCCCGCATATGATCATTTCATTGATGGAAAATGGGTGGCCCCATCTTCGGGAGAATACTTTGACAACATTAGCCCCATCGATGGAAAGGTGTTTACCAGAGCTGCCCGAGGCAATCAGGAAGACATCAACAAAGCGCTGGATGCAGCGCATACTGCTTTCTCCAGCTGGTCCACTACATCAGCTGCTGCTAGGGCCAATGTGCTGCTGAAGATTGCAGATATCATAGAGGAAAACCTGGAGATGCTGGCCCGTGTGGAGACTATCGACAATGGAAAGGCCCTCCGTGAAACCAGGGCTGCTGATTTGCCCCTTTGCGTGGATCATTTCAGATACTTTGCAGGGGTGATTCGTGGCGATGAAAGCACCATGTCTGAGCATGACGAACATACGGTAAGTCTCAACCTGCAGGAGCCATTGGGTGTGGTGGGACAGATCATTCCGTGGAACTTCCCATTGCTAATGGCCACCTGGAAAATAGCCCCGGCACTGGCTGCCGGCTGCTGTACTGTGGTGAAGCCTGCTGAGCAGACGCCTACAAGTATCATGGTACTGATGGAGCTGATTGCAGAAGTGGTGCCTCCGGGTGTGCTGAATGTGGTGACCGGCTTTGGTACAGAGGCAGGTAAGCCACTGGCTACCTCACCCAGAGTAGCAAAAGTCGCTTTTACAGGGGAGACCACTACCGGACGCCTGATCATGCAATATGCTTCTGAAAACCTGATTCCGGTAACCATGGAGCTGGGAGGGAAGTCACCCAATATTTTTATGCCCAGCATTGCCGACGCGGATGATGCTTTCTTTGACAAGTGCGTAGAAGGTGCCGTTATGTTTGCCCTCAATCAGGGCGAAGTTTGCACATGTCCTTCACGGATATTGGTACATGAGTCTATTTATGACAAGTTTATGGAGCGGGTGATCGCACGCACCAATGCCATCAAAATGGGACACCCATTGGATGGAGAAATCATGATGGGAGCACAAGCTTCTAATGACCAGTTTGAAAAGATCCTTTCTTACCTTGACATAGGTAAACAGGAGGGGGCTGAAGTACTCTGCGGGGGCGAGGCAGCTCAGCTCAATTCAGGTTTGGAAAATGGTTATTATATAAAACCCACCATCTTCAAGGGACACAACAAAATGCGGGTATTTCAGGAAGAAATTTTCGGGCCGGTGACCTCAGTGACCACTTTCAAAACGATGGAAGAAGCCCTGGAGATTGCCAATGACACCTTGTATGGACTGGGAGCCGGACTTTGGACCAGAGACGCTCATGAGATCTATCAAATGCCACGTGCCATCAAAGCTGGTCGGGTTTGGGTCAACTGCTACCATGCGTACCCGGCACACGCACCATTTGGAGGGTATAAGAAGTCAGGGTTTGGACGTGAAACCCATAAGATGATGCTAAATCACTATCGCAATACCAAGAATATGCTAATCAGTTACGATAAAGAAAAGCTTGGCTTTTTCTAA
- a CDS encoding M48 family metallopeptidase has product MKRTYIIMMALVVSLAGYAQKKPKITKANQARENGDLAEAKAIIDAAIEYEKVKDDGKTWYYRGLIYATIDTTSNEQYASLSDNALEEAVAAFNKADEIDPEGKGYYVTGMMGIPVLKEQQISNYYSYYYNKAVMAFQDSEYQTAVDAFEKSYYIVPDDTNAYINAAYAAHNGQLYDAATKNYRLAIDNGATSKDLYYNYVSILTSALDDKEAALAVVDEALGKYPSDGTLQKNRINLLINMGKIDEARGNLEQAIESEPDNANLYFTLAVINDELKEQERAIKAYLKAIEIDPNHFEANFNYGVILINQANETIKESNSLGMSKADQKKARELEPVINQKLKDALPQWEKVHEINSSDRTAMETLAYIYTQLKMKEKANAMNKKLDSL; this is encoded by the coding sequence ATGAAACGTACTTACATAATCATGATGGCATTGGTTGTAAGCCTTGCAGGTTATGCCCAAAAGAAGCCTAAGATCACCAAGGCCAATCAGGCCCGGGAAAATGGAGACCTGGCTGAGGCCAAAGCAATCATCGATGCTGCCATCGAATACGAAAAAGTAAAGGATGACGGGAAAACCTGGTATTACCGCGGACTCATTTACGCTACCATCGATACCACGTCCAATGAGCAATATGCGAGCCTTTCAGACAATGCGCTGGAGGAAGCTGTAGCAGCATTCAATAAAGCGGATGAAATAGACCCTGAAGGCAAGGGTTATTATGTGACTGGCATGATGGGTATTCCAGTTTTGAAAGAGCAGCAGATCAGCAACTACTACTCCTATTACTACAATAAGGCGGTAATGGCCTTTCAGGATAGCGAATATCAGACGGCTGTGGACGCTTTTGAGAAGTCGTACTACATTGTTCCGGATGATACCAATGCCTACATCAACGCAGCTTATGCGGCTCACAATGGCCAGCTGTACGATGCAGCTACCAAAAACTATCGCTTAGCGATCGATAATGGCGCGACCAGCAAGGATTTGTATTACAACTATGTGAGCATCCTTACTTCGGCTTTGGACGATAAGGAAGCAGCCTTGGCGGTGGTAGATGAAGCCCTTGGGAAATATCCTTCTGATGGCACTTTACAAAAGAACCGAATCAATCTACTCATCAACATGGGTAAAATAGATGAGGCCAGAGGTAACCTGGAGCAGGCCATTGAAAGTGAACCTGACAATGCCAATCTATACTTTACCCTGGCGGTGATCAATGATGAGTTGAAGGAACAAGAGCGTGCCATCAAAGCATACCTGAAAGCCATTGAGATCGATCCGAATCACTTTGAAGCTAACTTCAACTATGGGGTAATCCTGATTAACCAGGCGAACGAGACCATCAAAGAAAGCAATAGCCTGGGTATGTCCAAGGCAGATCAGAAAAAGGCCAGGGAATTGGAGCCAGTCATCAATCAAAAATTGAAAGATGCTCTCCCACAATGGGAAAAAGTGCATGAGATCAATTCTTCAGACCGAACAGCAATGGAAACCCTCGCTTACATCTACACACAGCTGAAGATGAAAGAAAAGGCCAATGCGATGAATAAAAAACTCGATTCGCTGTAA
- a CDS encoding FKBP-type peptidyl-prolyl cis-trans isomerase — MKNFPPFIMVLLILSFISCKEDEIDAVAEEEARIQAHFDSLDVDVSISESGLYAYPIRAGGIPSAGFVLSISYKIWVLGADSTTTSIRSLDTVVVKKNANAIYPIGIDEALSYMKEGEKWGFVLPSYLAYGDHAFPNVLIPAGATMAVELEVLEVRSENDILDAEVSAIADYVTDNNLRDTVTYPLNQPEMLANGMVYKRLKAGTGATPQSGQFISVTYEGRFLDGTVFDRAPNANVFEFYLGAGSVIPGFETGVQRMQLQERALIVIPSYLAYRESAVVIPHNITSEVADLEIIPSYASKVPPYTPLVFEIEVIGIN; from the coding sequence ATGAAGAATTTTCCACCCTTTATCATGGTTCTGCTCATCTTATCATTCATCTCCTGCAAGGAGGATGAGATAGACGCTGTAGCCGAGGAAGAAGCCCGGATTCAGGCGCATTTTGATTCACTGGACGTGGATGTGAGCATAAGCGAATCCGGCTTATATGCGTACCCTATCAGAGCAGGAGGGATCCCATCAGCGGGTTTTGTGCTGTCTATTTCCTACAAAATATGGGTCCTGGGTGCGGATTCTACCACTACCAGCATTCGGAGTTTGGATACAGTAGTGGTGAAGAAGAATGCCAATGCCATTTACCCAATCGGGATCGATGAAGCCCTGAGTTATATGAAAGAAGGGGAGAAGTGGGGTTTTGTGCTGCCTTCTTATTTGGCTTATGGTGACCATGCCTTTCCCAATGTATTGATCCCTGCTGGAGCCACCATGGCGGTGGAACTTGAAGTGCTGGAGGTCCGATCAGAAAATGACATTCTGGATGCTGAAGTCTCAGCCATCGCGGATTATGTCACAGACAATAACCTGAGAGATACGGTGACCTATCCACTTAATCAACCTGAGATGCTTGCCAATGGAATGGTCTACAAGCGGCTGAAGGCCGGTACCGGAGCGACTCCCCAGAGCGGGCAGTTTATTTCGGTCACTTATGAAGGGCGTTTTTTGGATGGAACTGTCTTCGACCGGGCGCCCAACGCCAACGTATTTGAGTTTTACTTGGGCGCTGGTTCGGTGATTCCAGGTTTTGAGACTGGCGTGCAGCGCATGCAGCTTCAGGAGCGAGCGCTGATTGTAATCCCTTCTTACCTTGCCTATCGAGAAAGTGCCGTGGTGATCCCGCACAACATCACTTCAGAGGTGGCTGATCTTGAAATAATACCATCCTATGCGTCAAAAGTACCGCCCTATACACCTTTGGTCTTCGAAATTGAGGTGATTGGTATCAATTGA
- the gyrA gene encoding DNA gyrase subunit A → MSDDSENLPEGESGTYPGQNIIPINIEDEMRGAYIDYSMSVIISRALPDVRDGLKPVHRRILYGMLELGVNYNKPYKKSARIVGEVLGKYHPHGDTAVYDTMVRMAQPWSLRYQLVDGQGNFGSVDGDSPAAMRYTEARLKRIAEEMLADINKNTVDFSPNFDDSLKEPSVLPAKLPNLLLNGASGIAVGMATNMAPHNLSEVVDGAVAYIDNNDITIEELTQHIKAPDFPTGGIIYGYQGVRTAFETGRGRVVMRAKAEVETMKSGREQIVVTEIPYMVNKASMIEKTAMLINEKKIDGISDIRDESDRDGMRIVYELKKDTIPNIVLNNLYKQTQLQSSFSVNNVALVGGRPKTLNVKDLLKYYVEHRHEVVIRRTQYELEEAEKRAHILEGYLIALDNLDEVIKLIRSSRDPEIAKLGLMENFKLSEIQARAILDMRLQRLTGLEREKIIKEYEEVKALIEELKAILADEGKRMEIIKTELLEVKDRYGDERRTYIEHAADEFTAEDMIPDDEMVLTISREGYIKRTPLIEYRTQNRGGVGSKAATFKSDDFTEHLFVATNHNYLLIFTEFGKVYWHKVWAIPEGSKTAKGRAIQNLINIDPADKVRAVINVLNLDDPDYINNNFLIMCTENGTIKKTTLEAYSRPRQNGINAITINEGDKLLNVRLTNGDNHIVIASNTGRAINFHESDVRPMGRMAAGVRGIKMKEGEFVVGMVCVDHKEPADLLVVSENGYGKRSDLSDYRITKRGGKGVKTMNITEKTGALVAIKDVEETDHLMIINRSGIAIRTEVSSLRVMGRATQGVRLIRLNDDDSISAVEKISNIEGDDEPEGGEEGATQSPNEENVD, encoded by the coding sequence ATGTCAGACGATAGTGAAAACCTACCTGAAGGAGAGTCAGGAACCTACCCGGGGCAGAACATTATCCCAATCAACATAGAAGATGAAATGAGAGGCGCCTACATTGATTATTCAATGTCGGTAATCATCTCACGTGCCTTGCCCGATGTAAGAGATGGTCTTAAGCCGGTTCACAGGCGTATTCTCTATGGAATGCTGGAGTTGGGAGTAAACTATAACAAGCCCTATAAGAAATCAGCCAGGATCGTAGGAGAGGTACTGGGTAAGTACCACCCACACGGCGATACAGCGGTATATGATACCATGGTGCGTATGGCGCAGCCCTGGTCTCTCAGGTATCAGTTGGTCGATGGTCAGGGTAACTTTGGATCGGTAGACGGTGACTCACCGGCAGCGATGCGATATACTGAGGCCAGACTGAAGCGTATTGCAGAAGAAATGCTGGCGGATATCAATAAGAATACTGTTGATTTCTCACCCAACTTTGACGATAGCCTGAAGGAGCCCTCGGTACTTCCCGCCAAGCTGCCCAACCTGCTGCTCAATGGAGCCAGTGGGATCGCGGTAGGGATGGCCACCAACATGGCCCCTCATAACCTGTCGGAAGTGGTGGATGGCGCTGTTGCCTACATTGACAACAATGACATTACCATCGAAGAACTCACTCAGCATATCAAAGCACCGGATTTCCCGACAGGTGGTATCATCTACGGGTATCAGGGTGTGCGCACGGCCTTCGAAACTGGCCGCGGTAGAGTGGTCATGAGGGCCAAGGCGGAAGTAGAAACCATGAAGTCAGGGCGAGAGCAAATCGTAGTGACTGAGATCCCCTATATGGTCAACAAGGCATCGATGATCGAGAAGACTGCCATGCTGATCAATGAAAAGAAAATTGATGGCATCTCTGATATCCGAGACGAGTCGGACAGAGATGGTATGAGGATTGTTTACGAACTGAAAAAGGATACCATTCCGAACATCGTTCTGAACAATCTCTATAAACAAACACAGCTTCAGTCTTCCTTTAGTGTAAATAACGTAGCACTTGTAGGAGGTAGACCTAAGACATTAAATGTCAAGGACTTATTGAAGTACTATGTGGAGCACCGACATGAGGTGGTCATCCGCAGAACCCAGTACGAGCTGGAGGAAGCCGAGAAGCGGGCACACATTCTGGAAGGTTATCTGATCGCTCTGGATAACCTGGATGAAGTCATCAAATTGATCAGAAGCTCACGTGATCCGGAAATTGCAAAACTGGGACTGATGGAAAACTTCAAACTCAGCGAGATTCAGGCACGAGCCATTCTCGACATGAGGTTGCAGCGACTGACCGGTCTTGAGCGTGAGAAGATCATCAAGGAATACGAAGAAGTGAAGGCTTTGATCGAAGAGTTGAAGGCTATTCTTGCCGATGAAGGTAAGCGAATGGAAATCATCAAGACAGAGCTGTTGGAAGTGAAAGACCGCTATGGTGATGAGCGCCGCACGTACATAGAGCATGCTGCGGATGAGTTTACCGCTGAGGATATGATTCCTGATGATGAGATGGTCTTGACCATTTCTCGTGAGGGCTACATCAAGCGTACTCCGCTGATCGAATACCGTACGCAAAACAGAGGTGGTGTAGGCTCAAAAGCGGCCACTTTCAAAAGTGACGACTTTACGGAGCACCTCTTTGTGGCGACTAACCACAACTACCTGCTCATCTTCACAGAATTTGGTAAAGTGTACTGGCACAAAGTGTGGGCCATTCCTGAAGGCAGCAAAACTGCTAAGGGACGGGCTATCCAGAACCTGATCAATATAGATCCCGCGGATAAAGTTCGTGCAGTGATCAATGTATTGAACCTGGATGATCCAGATTACATCAACAACAACTTCCTGATCATGTGTACCGAAAACGGTACCATCAAGAAGACCACCCTGGAAGCTTACAGTCGTCCGAGACAAAACGGAATCAATGCGATTACCATCAATGAAGGCGATAAATTGCTGAATGTGCGTCTGACCAACGGGGACAATCACATCGTGATTGCTTCGAACACTGGTCGTGCGATCAACTTCCACGAATCGGATGTAAGGCCAATGGGAAGAATGGCAGCCGGGGTGCGCGGTATCAAAATGAAAGAGGGTGAATTTGTGGTTGGCATGGTCTGTGTTGACCATAAGGAGCCGGCAGACCTCCTGGTAGTATCAGAAAACGGATATGGCAAGCGCTCCGATCTTTCTGACTACCGCATCACCAAACGAGGTGGTAAAGGTGTGAAAACCATGAATATCACTGAGAAAACAGGTGCTTTGGTCGCTATTAAAGATGTGGAAGAAACGGATCACTTGATGATTATCAACCGTTCGGGCATCGCTATACGTACCGAAGTATCCAGCCTCAGGGTAATGGGTCGAGCCACTCAGGGAGTGAGACTGATCAGGCTAAATGATGATGATTCCATCTCAGCGGTAGAAAAAATTTCCAATATTGAGGGAGATGATGAGCCGGAGGGAGGAGAAGAAGGAGCGACTCAGAGCCCTAATGAAGAGAATGTAGACTAA